TCGTGGCCGGTGCGGACGGCGCCTGGTCCCGGGTCCGCCCGGCCGTCTCGCCCGCGACGCCGCGCTACACCGGCGTCACCTTCGTCGAAACCGCCCTGGACGACATCGACACCCGCCACCCCGGCCTCGCCCGGCTGGTCGGCGACGGTTCCATGGCCGTGTACGGCGTGAACCGCGCCCTCGTCGCCCAGCGCAACAGCGGCGGCCACGTCAAGGTGTACGCCCAGTTCCGCGCCCCGCTGGACTGGCACACGAACCTGAACCTGGCCGACGTCGAGGCCGTGCGATCCAGCCTGCTGGCTCTGTTCGACGGCTGGGCCGCTCCCCTGCTCGACCTCCTGCGCCACGGCACCGCTTTCGCCCACCGTCCCCTCCACGTCCTGCCCGTGTCCCACACCTGGGCCCACGTCCCCGGGGTGACGCTCCTGGGCGACGCCGCCCACCTGATGCCCCCCTTGGGGGTGGGCGCGAACCTCGCGATGCTGGAAGGCGCCGAGCTCGCCGAGTCCGTCGCCGCCGCCCCCGGCCCTGGCGAACTGGACGAGGCCGTCCGCGCCTTCGAGAAACAGATGTGGGCACGGGCCGGCAAGTGGGCGAAGATCACGACCGCCGGCCTGGAACGCCTCGTGAGCCCGGACCCCGCCGAAGCCATCGCCTTCTTCGACCAAGTCCAGCCCTCCTGACCGCCGAACGCCGCGGCACCGGCGGCTCGCCACGGCTTCACGGGACGGCACCGCCCAGACGCTGACGCCGCGACGCGGTTCAGGCGATGAGCAGGCGGAGGCCGAGGTCTGCCGCGTCGAGGTCGGCGAGATCGCCGTTGCGCACGGCCCACCGGCCGGAGTCGAGGTCGTCGCCGAGGCTTCGCACCGCCCGCTGCTCGGCCTCCGGCCCGACCCTCGTCCACACCGACATCGCACGGCGCACGCGATCCTCCAGATACGCCGCCGGCCGGCGCCAGTACGCCTCGAACAGGCCATCGGCGCAGTCCCACGGGATGGGCACCGGCTCAGCCCGGGCGCCGATCGCGCCGGCCATCCCCGCAAGCGAGGGAAACTCCGCGAGGACGGCGGCGAACTCGGGCAGATAGTCACGGGTAAGCCAGAACCGGTCCTGCCATCCGGGCTCGTCGGTGTCGAACGTGAGCACCACCACGCGGTGGGCCACACGCCGCATCTCGCGCAGCCCCGCTATCGGGTCCCCCCAGTGATGAACGGTGGAGACGGCCATCGCGACGTCGAAGGACCGGTCCTCGAACGGCAGGCTCTCCGCGGCGGCGGCCACGCACGGCGCCGCGCCGGCAGGCCGCTGCCCCCGCATGACCGCCGATGGCTCCACCGCGGTCACGTCACGATCGGCAGGCTCGTAGGAGCCGGTGCCGGCACCGACGTTCAGCACCGTCCGCGCGTCGCCGAGCGCGTCCCAGATCTGCGCGGCGATCCGCGGCTCGGTACGCCGTGTCGCGGGGTAAGCGCCGCCGATCGCGTCGTACAGCCGTGCACCGAGCATCTCCAGTTGCTCCTCCGGTGTCACCTTCAGTCCCCTCGCCCGTGCCTCGAGTTCCCTGTCGATGGCCGCCACCATGGCCTCAGCGCGATTCCGCCGCTCCAGCAGCAGGCCGCGCAGCCGGCGCAGGTGCGCGACCGCGTCGGTGGACGGGTCGCCGACCAGTTCAGCGACCTCCCGCAGCCCGAAGCCCAGCCGCCGATAGGCCAGGACCTCCCGCAGCCGCTCCACGTCGCCCGCCGAATAGGCCCGGTACCCGGCCGCGGTTCGCGCCGACGGCCGAACGAGCCTGATCTCGTCATAGTGATGCAGCGTGCGGACGCTCACGCCGGCCAGCTCGGCCACATGTCCCACGGTCCAGTGATCCTCCACGGCACCGAATATGCAGCCTGACGCCACGTGAGGGTCAAGAGCCGGGTTCGGTGGGCCCGGTGATGGTTTCGATCCCGTCGTCCCAGCGCCAGCGCGCGTGGTGGCCGCGCAGGTGGACGCCGCCGATCCAGCGGTCGAGGCCGTTGAGCGTGACGTGGTCGGCCTCGCCTGCGAGCACCCGTGCTCCGGTGTCGGTCAGGCGCAGGCGGGTGGCGCGGCCGACTCGATGGCCCGCCTGTGTGACGTCGAGGAGCGGGACCGGCGCGCGAGCCATTCGGTCGATCATCGCGAAGTACCAGATGTCGCCGAGGTACGGGCGTGTTTCCCGCGCCGCCGCGCGGGCGAACGCAGTTCCGGCGTCGGGCGCGCCGTCGGCAACGGCGGCGAGCACCCGTCGTTCGGTCAGCGACAGCCCGTCGCGGGTGGCCGGGTACTCCCGGCTGAGCCGGTCGAACGCCTCGCCCAGGAACCGCAGCTCGGCCGAGCGGCTCGCGACGATGGTGCCGAGGCCGTCGGGCGTCGGCGCACGGAAGGCGGCCCAGGCGCGGCCGGCGAGCCGCAGCGCGGCCGGGGTCAGCCGGGCGCACGCCTTCGTCGCGGGCAGCTCGCGCAGCTGTTCTGCGGTCAACTGGCCGAGGCCGCCGAAGCGGGCGATGCCGGGGTGTTCGCCGATGCAGATCAAGGTGATGCGCCGCGCGGGCACGCCGAGGTCGGCGAGGCGGGCGAGGATCTGGATGATCTGCAACTGGTCGTACAGGTCGGCCTCGAACCACAGCACGTACTCGCCGTCTCGGTTGGCTTCCAGGATGCGGTCACGTTCGGCGAACATCGCCGCGGCCTCACCGCGCTCATCCGCGCCCGCCTCGACGAGGAAGGCGGCTCTGATACGGCGGAGCTCCTCGGCCCCCACCGCGGGCACCGGGCCATCGTGCAGGACGTCGCGCCAGAACACCACGCGCCGGGCGAGCCCGGTGCCCGGCAGGTCCGTGGCGTCGCCGTTGCCGACATGCAACGCCGCGACCATCCGGTCGTCGGCCGGCCGCCCGGCGAGGATCCGGCCGCGGGCGGTCGCGTACGACTCGCCGGTCTTGGCCATTCGGGCACGCACGCGCCGTTTGAAGTCGGGCCGCTTCGTCATGGTCATCTCCCGCGCGGCCCATCCGCAGATCCCCCAGCGACCGGTGCGGCGGACGCGCGATCGGCAACGAAGCTCCGGCCGAGAGGTGGACCTCCCTTTGCCTTCGTGGGTGACCCGGCTGGGGCGGGTCGCCGAAGGTTCGGCGCGGACGGACGCCGTCCCGTCAAGATATCCCACCTCGACCACCGCCGTCTGGTCCCCCAGCTGCAGATCA
This portion of the Sphaerisporangium krabiense genome encodes:
- a CDS encoding FAD-dependent oxidoreductase, giving the protein MRHRIAVVGGGPAGLTLARVLHRHDHPVTVLERDPAPDARPPGGALDMHEGMGQLALDKAGLLTEFQALSRPEGQAMRILDADGTVLRDWRPRPGDHANPEIDRGQLRDLLLGPLDVQWGRGVTEVVPGTPDGVLVRFADGRQETFDLVAGADGAWSRVRPAVSPATPRYTGVTFVETALDDIDTRHPGLARLVGDGSMAVYGVNRALVAQRNSGGHVKVYAQFRAPLDWHTNLNLADVEAVRSSLLALFDGWAAPLLDLLRHGTAFAHRPLHVLPVSHTWAHVPGVTLLGDAAHLMPPLGVGANLAMLEGAELAESVAAAPGPGELDEAVRAFEKQMWARAGKWAKITTAGLERLVSPDPAEAIAFFDQVQPS
- a CDS encoding MerR family transcriptional regulator, producing the protein MAELAGVSVRTLHHYDEIRLVRPSARTAAGYRAYSAGDVERLREVLAYRRLGFGLREVAELVGDPSTDAVAHLRRLRGLLLERRNRAEAMVAAIDRELEARARGLKVTPEEQLEMLGARLYDAIGGAYPATRRTEPRIAAQIWDALGDARTVLNVGAGTGSYEPADRDVTAVEPSAVMRGQRPAGAAPCVAAAAESLPFEDRSFDVAMAVSTVHHWGDPIAGLREMRRVAHRVVVLTFDTDEPGWQDRFWLTRDYLPEFAAVLAEFPSLAGMAGAIGARAEPVPIPWDCADGLFEAYWRRPAAYLEDRVRRAMSVWTRVGPEAEQRAVRSLGDDLDSGRWAVRNGDLADLDAADLGLRLLIA
- a CDS encoding DUF1835 domain-containing protein codes for the protein MTKRPDFKRRVRARMAKTGESYATARGRILAGRPADDRMVAALHVGNGDATDLPGTGLARRVVFWRDVLHDGPVPAVGAEELRRIRAAFLVEAGADERGEAAAMFAERDRILEANRDGEYVLWFEADLYDQLQIIQILARLADLGVPARRITLICIGEHPGIARFGGLGQLTAEQLRELPATKACARLTPAALRLAGRAWAAFRAPTPDGLGTIVASRSAELRFLGEAFDRLSREYPATRDGLSLTERRVLAAVADGAPDAGTAFARAAARETRPYLGDIWYFAMIDRMARAPVPLLDVTQAGHRVGRATRLRLTDTGARVLAGEADHVTLNGLDRWIGGVHLRGHHARWRWDDGIETITGPTEPGS